In Nitrosococcus halophilus Nc 4, the genomic stretch GGGGCATGCTCCCATAGAAAAGGTCCCCGCTTTTCAGGATGGCAGAGGTAGCAGGTTTCATTGACCGTCGCCTTGAGCAATAGTTTGGGTCCAAAGGAACCATGGGGATTATGGCAGTCGCTACAGGCCACCTTGCCTTCCTCGATGGGGTGGTGTGAAAAGCGACGGACCTGAGCCCTTTGGGGGCCGTGGCAGTCATAACAAACTTCTGGCTGGGACGCCTTAATCTGCACCTTGTCCTGCCAAGCGTGTATCTGGTGGCAGGCGGCGCAGGCCACATCGGCAAATTGATGCGAGCTTCCCTGCCAGTTTATTCTTTCTCCTCCCTCATGGCAGTTGAGGCAAACTTGGTTCTGCTCGGCGACTGAGGTTGGCGAGTGGGGGCCAAATCGGACTGGAATCGTTTCCTTCCGAGGGCTTTTAAGGTGTTCAGTGCCGGGTCCATGGCAGCTTTCACAGCCATGGGCAGCAAAAGGGGTTCGTGGATCGGCTTGTTGTGCATGGGGCGTTTGCAAAATCACAGTCACCGACGGATTTTGGTGGCAGCCGGTACAGGACTCTACGCCGCGCTCGGTATACTGGGCCTTGGGGAGGTTGGCGCTCGGCGCTTCTTCCGCTATAGCGATTTGAGCAATTATTAAACTAACTAGTAATGCTCGCAATACGCTGGTAGCCACGGAAAGTAAGTGCATGGGGTATTTTCTCCAGCAGGATTGCCCTGGGACAATCAAAAAAATTTTTATTTTTTGTTATTGGGGATTGGTTAATTTATATCTAGTCGCTGATGAGCTTCTAATCAAGCTGCCAAATTAACAATTAAGGATTGTGGCATGATGATCAGCAGAGAACAGCAACGGTACTCCTGGCCGGTCTTCTCAATCAAAAAGGCCCGTGAGGCGACTCAAGTTTTGATGGGGGAAGGATTAATTCCTAGAGCACCAGAGCATTAACGGTAGTGATTTGGAAATAGAAGAACGAGATCCTTTGATTTGATAATGGAGGACCTTTGGCTTATACGAGCCAGCATGGACCACAGCCTTTGAGTTCATTGGAGGAAGCAATCTTGGCATTCGCTGCGACCGGAATTACTGGTTTCTGCTTGGGAGAAAGGAAACAGCAACATGGCGTACTTGCAGATTGGTTGAGAGTGGAAAAAAGATCCTTGAGCTCTCCATCAAAATTCCTAGGCCTGGTCCTCGAAAGGAGCGTAACGTCAAAACATTCACGGTTTTGGAAAAGCAATTATTAACCACTGAGTTAAATATGCAAGCCTCAATGCAATCAACGCGACATCCAAAGGCAGTTCAATTAACATTAGGCAGCCATCCCTATGGTGAGGAAATAAGAACCTGGGTTATAGAAACCCGGTTTTATACGCATATGCAGATCAGTCTCGATGCAGCTTATCGCTCTGAACCCCTTCAGATAGCAAAGTAAGCGTTTATGAGTTCTTGGGCGCAGGAGGAAGAGTTAGCTCCATTCCTACGCTTATGATGTTAGGGTCCTTAATCTTGTCCCGGTTGGCTTCATAGATAAGAGGCCATTGAGTGGGATCACCGTAGGCCCGCTCAGCGATGAGAGATAAGGTATCATCCTGCTGGACAATCACTGTCTTGGCTGCTGGAGATACTTCAGCCTGTTTCAGTTCTTCCTCTCCTTTCTCCACTCGTGGTGTAGCGGCTACCTCAGGCTGCTTGGGGGCAGGCACCGGCTCCCCATCAGGAGGTGTTGTTGCCACCGGAGCCCAGGGATGCAAGATTTGAAGGTAGACTACCAGTGTGTCCAGGTCTTCCGGCTTGAGTTCGCGATAGCGCTGTTTTCTCTCGCGAACGCCTTCCGGTAGCCGTTTCGCTACTTCTTTTGCACCGATGATCCACTTGCGGATCTCGTCCCCGGATCGGTGTGCACCTACATTGTCTAGTGGTGCGCGTGGATTACCGATACCAGCAATGCTGTGACAGAAGGCGCAGCCCTGAGCCTCGTAAACAGCTTTGCCGCGAGCGATGCGCTTAGCCAGGGTATTGGTGGAGGTAGGTGTTGTCGTGGGTGCAGGTACAGGCGCGGATGGGTTCTGAATCCACGCGAAGGTGAAGGCTAGCAGGAGGACAAATGCTGCCACCAGGGCAGCGATCCAATGTGCTAGTTGCTCGCGCATACCTTTTTCTACACTAGCTCAAATAGCTCAAAATGCACCTGGGCAAGGGGCACTCCGCTTCTATACAGGGTGCGTTGGACCGCTTCGCTCATGGGTTTGGGTCCGCACAAAAAATAGTGCAACTCACGATGGTTTTGCGGCAGCCTTCGTTGCAAGAGGGCGTCGGTAATTCGCCCCCGTTCGCCGGTCCACTCCGGCGGCGGCTTCTCGATCACATGTACCACTGAGATATTGAGGCGCTCCCTTAGATGTTCCAATTCATCTCGGAAGATGACGTTCTCCCAGTAGAGGTTGGCATAGATAAGGTGTAAGGGACGGGAGTCCCCTCGGTCCGCGAGCGTTCTCAGCATGCTCATTATCGGGGTAATGCCTATGCCTCCCGCAATGAACGCAAAGCCTACTGCCTGGGGGTACCTGTCCACGCTGAATACACCATAGGGACCATCCACATAGGCAATCTCCCCTGCTGTAACCTGGGGGATGGTGCGCGTGAAATCTCCCCGCGCCTTGATGGTGAACTCTAACCGCTTGCTTCGTTTGGCGCTGGAAGAGAACGAGAAAGGATGCTCCTCGAAGCGAAAGGGGGATCTCCCAAGGGTGAGCCAGGCGAACTGTCCTGGTTGGAAATTCATACCAGGGTGGCTTTCCGGTTCGAGCGCGACGGTCCAAGCCTGCCCCCGTTCGGGCCGGACTGCTATGACCCGGTAAGGTGCCCTTGATAGCAACCAAGGCTTGAGCACCCGTACGTAGCCGACCAGCCCTACCCAGAACAAGGTGTATGCTATCCACAACCATTGTTTCCAAGGTGCCCGAGTATAATAGCCTACGCCGGCGATGTGCACGACAGCCAAAATAAAGGCCAATGTGGCCAGTAGCGCATGCAGAATGCGCCAATACTTGTAATTGATCCCCAATGGCTTACGCCATAGGGAGGTCACGATTACCACGATAAAGAGCACGAAGGCGGTTCGTCCGGCGGTCATGTAACCGGGCGCCTGAAGCGGATTGAGTACTCCTAGCGCCGCAGGATAGGCAACCCACAAGATGGCGAAGTGGAGGAGGAGAAAACCCATGCCGATGATCGCCACTAGACGGTGGAAGTAGTAAATAATGTCTATTCCAAAAGGCGCAGTCGTCCGCCGAAAGCGGGCAGTGAGGGCAAATTGTATACCCATGATTGCCATGCCGCCGAACCCGAGCGCCATGGAAAAATCCCACCACAATCCGGCGCCAGGCGGCACCGGCCCGATTAGCAGGAGCGGTAAGGGGGCGGAAACGAGAACTAGGTAGATACCAATCCACAGGAGAGCGCGGGCAAGGGTTTTCATAAGAATGGGATCGCTAAGATGACACGCCTTGTGAAAGTCAGGGACATGATCTATTGTGGCTGAAGCGGAACTACAGCTATGTTTAGGTCTGCTGCCAGATTTTTTCTATACCTGGCCGGTGGTAACTTTCAACCGTGAGACGGTACTTTTCTACAGGCGCCGTATTCATTCATCTCTCCCGCGCAAATTCTTACAATTTCTTCAGAAAAATGTCAGTACAAAGTCCAGCATTGCTGGGTTAACTGGTTCGCAAACGCCGCCTGGCCAAGATAAGCGAAACGCTCACTGAAATAAGCAGGGCGGCTAGGGTGAGCTCGAGTAATAAGAAGGCGCTAATCTTGAAATAGGCAAATGCCGGGTGGACGAAGCGCACTAGCCAACCGCCGGCTTCATTAGCCACTGCGGCAAAAAAGGTCAGGCCGGAGAGCCAAATTTTGAGAGAAGCGGGAAGTTCCGTAAACAGCATCAGATGAGCTAAGGTGAGCACCAGAATACCCATGGAAAAAAGATGGAAGTGGGACACCTCTAGCAAGCTTTGGTAGCTAATGGGTCGGGTGAAGTCTTCTTCCGAGCCCAAGTAATAATCCACTACAGAGCTAGGCGTTAAACCCATTTGGTGGAAATACATCAATCCATTGCTGACCCAAAGGAGAGCAATGTAGCCCAGGAAAAGCAGGATAAGGGTATTTAATAGGGCACGGCGGCGGTGGTCTCTAGGGGCAAAAAAACGCATAGGTATTCCTCCCTCTCCTCTGCAATGCTCAGTCGAAGTGGTGCAGGTCCGCTGTTCTTCCTGTCTGCCCCCTTTCTCTAGAAGGATTGTCCTGTAAGTTGGTAATACTGGGCTTCAACCCAGCGTTGCACATTAGGATGAGGGAGCGGCGGCTGGCCAAAGTGGAAAGTCAGCCCCTTAAGATCGTTTCGGATTGCCCCCTCGATTCCCCCTGCAGAAAGCAACACAGGAATGACTACGGCTTTGCCATGGTAGCTCGCCTCCTGAGCAGCGGTGCGGAAAGCTTCCCGGGCTCTAGCCCTGATCGCCTCCGGGGCATCGGTTCTATGGGTGAGGTAACGCACCTCGTGGAACCTCCCCTGGCGATGAAGGTAATGGGCATGGGTAGCAAGGTCTTCGAGCCAACGACGGTTCTCTTCCTCGGTATTAGGGCCATGGGCGATCAGAATGACCGTGGTCTTTTCGGGTGATGTCCCCATCGCCAAGGCCCGCTCTAAGAGGATTTCGCTAACGAGTGGGTGATCATCCATGGCTTTGCCGAAGGCCACTTCAGTGGGAAATTTTTCATTGAGTTGCTCGGCCAACCGTGCCACGTTCTTATTCCACAGAGTGCTCCGCTGACTGGGTTCGGGTTCTACGCCATGGGCGAGGAGCAGAAGTCCCCCGTGTTCTTGCGCAGGCGTTGCAGCACTGCAGAACAGAAGAACCAGAAAAAGCCAACAATGTATTGTTTTCTGTATCATGTTTTGTCTTCAGGTCCAGAATGATCCACCCAGAGCCTCAAGAGCTGGCGGCCGATGGCCGACAAGGGAGAGCCTAGGTAACCAAAATTAAACAGGTGTGTCTACTGACAATCTTCTGAATCTGCCCCAAAATGGAACCTCCTTAGTTATTAAGTTAAGTGCAAATGAGAAGAACTTCTAGCAGCATTTACAAAAAGGGACAGCTTTGCGCTTGATTCATTTGGACGGAAAGTCCAATCAATACTACGCTGTTAAGAGGGACTCCAAAGAGTAAAGATTGGTATCAAAATTTCTTCAACAGAGATCCTTCTGATGTGGCTCAAAGTCCCTTCATGTCCATGGGCTTCCCAAAAGGATACGCTTTCGCGTGCCCCAGTTGAGCATGCCTCACTGCAAGGGAGCGGCGTTAGAATCATATTTGTTAGCCAGCGCTGGGGTAGAACGAGTCCGGGCAAATGACTATGCCCACAGTTCGGTTTGGTCCGGCATGGTCATCGAAGAAGGCCATCCCAAAATCAAAGTAACCTGGGTGGGGGATCAAACCACCACGGTCCACATCACCCGCTCTCTTCGCCGCCGCTCTCCTCAATGGGGCAACGATTGCCGGAACTGCTGCGGCCCATGAAGCAACGCCCGAATGGATAGTTCAAATACCTCAAAGGGCTATTTTGGCTCGCCGAACCGTCCTTATCCTTACTGGAAACCCAGAGATTACTATTAACTCACTCAAATCGCGACCTCTACAATGAAAAATCTCAATCTTATGTTTATCGGTAAGCTAGCACAACTCGTTGAAGTCAATGTGCAAACGATACGTTACTATGAACGAATAGGTTTGTTGCCTCCACCCACGCGCACGAAAAATGGCTATCGCGTTTATAACGAAAAGGCATTAAACCGCTTGCGGTTTATCAAGCAGGCGCAAGCTTTAGGTTTTTCACTGGCTGAAATCAAGACAATATTGGCGCTGTCCACTACAGGCCAATGCCCTTGTCCTCAGGTACGCCAATTTGCTAAAGCAAAATTGTGGGAAGTAGACCAAAAACTTAAAGAATTGTTTACCTATCGTCAAACCTTAGCTGGATTGATCAGACATTGGGACAGGACGCCGGACAAGGCGTCGGACGAAGTGGTGTGTACTCTCATCGAATCTTCTGATGAGAGGGCAGAGAAGCCTAAAAGCTAAAAACTCCTGATCCCCCGCATCAATGGAATTTCACTTGATGCGCTACCCCCCCTCACCGAAACTAACCCTCCTCCCACTTGATTCTCTAATTCGCGTTTATTCGCGGCTAAACATATAAATCTATAAATCCGTTTCCAAATCCCTGCGTAAAGAAATCATCCTTGACCCTATACCTAGATATAAGGTCTAGATTAGGCCAAAGTTCGGAAAAGTGGGTCTTTGGATAGGAGAAACAGGTATCACCTATGAAACAAGCAGTCCTTATTTTTTTAGGGGTATTTCTGCTGGGAGCAGGGGCTTTGGCCAGTGAAACGACCTATCACCTTAAGGTCGATGGCATCAGCTGTCCCTTTTGCGCCTATGGGATTGAGAAGGCGTTTTCTCAGCTTGAGGGCATCAAAATTGCTCAAACGGATTTGGAGAAGGGGGTGGTGGTAGTCACCATGGAAGAGGGTAAAAGCCTGGATGAAGCTACAGCCCGCAAAGTGGTCGTCAAGACTGGATTTACGCTGCGAGGATTTAAAAAGGTCCCTAAGCCCTAGCCTCCCTCTGGAAAACAGAAAAGACGCTGCGATGGATAAAGCGAAACTTAGCCTGTTCTCCGCCGCGTTAGGGGGATTAAGTAGCCTCGTACCGCCGGTCGCTGCTGCCCCGACCACCTTCAATACCGCCTTGCCCGTCAGCCAGGGAGAAGTACTGCTACGGGCGCAAACGCAGTTTTTGCGGGCTAGCGAGGATCCTGGTCCTCTTGACCGGGAGCTTGAAGTTCTGGTTTTTCCTCTGGTGGGGGTTTATGGCCTGACGCCGCGATTAGCCCTGTTTGGTATCTTTCCCCTTTTGGATAAGGAGCTTGAGGTGAATACTCCTTTGGGCCGTCAAACCCGTGAGGTGAGTGGCCTGGGCGACAGCACCTTTCTAGCCCGTTACATCGTCTACTGGTGGGATGCACCGGGGGAGACCTTCCGCATTGCGCCCTTTGTTGGCCTGGAGGCCCCTATCGGAGAAGATGACGAGCGGGATGCGCTGGGGCGCCTGCCCCAGCCGCTGCAGCTCGGTTCTGGCTCCTGGGATCCCTTGGCTGG encodes the following:
- a CDS encoding sirohydrochlorin chelatase; its protein translation is MARLAEQLNEKFPTEVAFGKAMDDHPLVSEILLERALAMGTSPEKTTVILIAHGPNTEEENRRWLEDLATHAHYLHRQGRFHEVRYLTHRTDAPEAIRARAREAFRTAAQEASYHGKAVVIPVLLSAGGIEGAIRNDLKGLTFHFGQPPLPHPNVQRWVEAQYYQLTGQSF
- a CDS encoding ferredoxin reductase family protein, whose product is MKTLARALLWIGIYLVLVSAPLPLLLIGPVPPGAGLWWDFSMALGFGGMAIMGIQFALTARFRRTTAPFGIDIIYYFHRLVAIIGMGFLLLHFAILWVAYPAALGVLNPLQAPGYMTAGRTAFVLFIVVIVTSLWRKPLGINYKYWRILHALLATLAFILAVVHIAGVGYYTRAPWKQWLWIAYTLFWVGLVGYVRVLKPWLLSRAPYRVIAVRPERGQAWTVALEPESHPGMNFQPGQFAWLTLGRSPFRFEEHPFSFSSSAKRSKRLEFTIKARGDFTRTIPQVTAGEIAYVDGPYGVFSVDRYPQAVGFAFIAGGIGITPIMSMLRTLADRGDSRPLHLIYANLYWENVIFRDELEHLRERLNISVVHVIEKPPPEWTGERGRITDALLQRRLPQNHRELHYFLCGPKPMSEAVQRTLYRSGVPLAQVHFELFELV
- a CDS encoding transporter; the protein is MDKAKLSLFSAALGGLSSLVPPVAAAPTTFNTALPVSQGEVLLRAQTQFLRASEDPGPLDRELEVLVFPLVGVYGLTPRLALFGIFPLLDKELEVNTPLGRQTREVSGLGDSTFLARYIVYWWDAPGETFRIAPFVGLEAPIGEDDERDALGRLPQPLQLGSGSWDPLAGGVLTWQTLEWEFDASVSYQANTEANEFEFGDVARLDMLYQRRVGSFHWQGGVPHFLYAGLESNLIWQDRSQIVGRNDPNSGGLTWFLAPGLQYITRRFVVEMAVQIPVVQDLNGQALETDFNVILSFRMNF
- a CDS encoding heavy-metal-associated domain-containing protein; the encoded protein is MKQAVLIFLGVFLLGAGALASETTYHLKVDGISCPFCAYGIEKAFSQLEGIKIAQTDLEKGVVVVTMEEGKSLDEATARKVVVKTGFTLRGFKKVPKP
- a CDS encoding c-type cytochrome codes for the protein MREQLAHWIAALVAAFVLLLAFTFAWIQNPSAPVPAPTTTPTSTNTLAKRIARGKAVYEAQGCAFCHSIAGIGNPRAPLDNVGAHRSGDEIRKWIIGAKEVAKRLPEGVRERKQRYRELKPEDLDTLVVYLQILHPWAPVATTPPDGEPVPAPKQPEVAATPRVEKGEEELKQAEVSPAAKTVIVQQDDTLSLIAERAYGDPTQWPLIYEANRDKIKDPNIISVGMELTLPPAPKNS
- a CDS encoding DmsE family decaheme c-type cytochrome → MHLLSVATSVLRALLVSLIIAQIAIAEEAPSANLPKAQYTERGVESCTGCHQNPSVTVILQTPHAQQADPRTPFAAHGCESCHGPGTEHLKSPRKETIPVRFGPHSPTSVAEQNQVCLNCHEGGERINWQGSSHQFADVACAACHQIHAWQDKVQIKASQPEVCYDCHGPQRAQVRRFSHHPIEEGKVACSDCHNPHGSFGPKLLLKATVNETCYLCHPEKRGPFLWEHAPVREDCRHCHAPHGTTQPRLLKVRTPWLCQQCHMEAFHPSTLYSGTGVPPRGVADRLLLKGCLNCHAQVHGSNHPSGVRLMR
- a CDS encoding heavy metal-responsive transcriptional regulator, producing MKNLNLMFIGKLAQLVEVNVQTIRYYERIGLLPPPTRTKNGYRVYNEKALNRLRFIKQAQALGFSLAEIKTILALSTTGQCPCPQVRQFAKAKLWEVDQKLKELFTYRQTLAGLIRHWDRTPDKASDEVVCTLIESSDERAEKPKS